The Pyrus communis chromosome 2, drPyrComm1.1, whole genome shotgun sequence genome includes a window with the following:
- the LOC137725540 gene encoding UDP-rhamnose/UDP-galactose transporter 2-like, whose amino-acid sequence MEKEKKSPVSDVGAWGMNIVSSVGIIMANKQLMSPHGFAFGFATTLTGFHFSVTALVGLVSNATGYSASKHVPLWELVWFSLVANASITGMNLSLMLNSVGFYQISKLSMIPVVCVMEWIIHGKHFSREVKIAVAVVVVGVGICTVTDVKVNAKGFLCACVAILCTSLQQISIGSLQKKYSIGSFELLSKTAPIQALSLLVLGPFVDYFLTGKLLTDYKLSTGAFFFILLSCSLAVFCNISQYLCIGRFSAVSFQVLGHMKTVCVLTLGWLLFDSQLTFKNLLGMALAVLGMIVYSWAVEAEKQSKVLPSHLSEEDLKPLKEGISESPLKDVVIGESKV is encoded by the exons ATGGAGAAGGAAAAGAAGTCTCCCGTGTCCGATGTGGGAGCTTGGGGGATGAATATTGTGAGCTCTGTGGGCATTATCATGGCCAACAAGCAGCTCATGTCTCCCCACGGCTTTGCTTTCGGCTTCG CTACAACTTTGACTGGATTCCATTTCTCTGTTACTGCTTTGGTCGGTTTGGTGTCGAATGCCACCGGTTACTCTGCATCAAAGCATGTTCCTCTGTGGGAACTTGTTTGGTTCTCACTTGTTGCCAATGCCTCAATCACTGGGATGAACTTGAGCCTCATGCTTAACTCTGTTGGATTTTATCAG ATATCGAAGTTGAGCATGATTCCAGTGGTTTGTGTGATGGAATGGATTATTCATGGAAAGCATTTTTCACGGGAAGTCAAGATTGCGGTGGCTGTAGTGGTTGTAGGCGTGGGTATATGTACTGTGACCGATGTGAAGGTCAATGCTAAAGGCTTTCTGTGTGCCTGTGTGGCTATCTTGTGTACATCCCTACAACAAATT TCAATAGGTTCCTTGCAAAAGAAATACTCGATAGGCTCTTTTGAATTGCTCAGCAAGACGGCTCCCATTCAAGCTCTAtctcttcttgttcttggtCCATTCGTTGATTACTTTCTTACCGGAAAACTTCTTACTGATTACAAGTTGTCTACTGGTGCATTT TTTTTCATTCTACTCTCATGCTCCTTAGCAGTGTTTTGCAACATCAGCCAGTACCTCTGCATCGGCCGCTTCTCAGCTGTCTCTTTCCAGGTTTTGGGCCACATGAAAACAGTATGTGTCCTGACATTGGGGTGGCTACTCTTCGATTCCCAGCTCACATTCAAAAACTTGCTTGGCATGGCTCTAGCTGTTCTTGGCATGATCGTATACAGCTGGGCCGTGGAGGCTGAGAAGCAATCCAAGGTCCTCCCTAGTCATTTGTCAGAAGAGGATCTGAAACCGCTGAAGGAGGGAATATCAGAGAGTCCATTGAAAGACGTCGTGATTGGCGAGTCCAAAGTATAA